GTGCATGCAGTCAGCCACATGAAGAATTACAGACACACACCTGCAAAGAAAAGTGCTCTCCGCGGGCAGGGGAAgctacagtttttaatttttactccTAAGTGCTGCTTAAAAACACATATAACtattggaagaaaaaatacGAAACAAGTTTTTCTGACTTCCCCTCTGTGTGCAAAAGAGATTCCAGCTATGAGTTATGACAGCTCTTTCCTAAGAAGCATGTTAGTTTTAAGGTGCAGGATCTTTGAGCACTGACATCCATTAAACACTGACATGTTTCAGGCAACGATCTTTTCCATTTGCCTGTATCTGAAACACACATCTACTTCTACTCCTCCCCATCTGGCTCGAACAATACTGGTTTTATTAACCTCTGTTTAAAACACTTCCCCAAATAAAACTGTAGACATGCAGTGAGCATCATTTTATCCTAAAGTACACCAAAATAACGATTAATTTTCAGAGTAAGCTGTTGTTATCCAGATACTGTAAAAGCCAACTGTAAGGTCGGAGCACGTACCTTCTTCAGCTTGATCTACTAACAAAAGAGCAATCACAGCAACCCTGCCTCGGTCAGAACTCCCTCTGACTTcagtttatatttaaaaaaaaaaaaaagctcagtaTTTGGCCCAGATCCTTTCAAACGCATGACTGAATATTTCCACGCCAGTAAATTTTAATAAGCTTTAAAGATCTATATTCAGGATAAGATTATTTGGCTGTACGAGTATATGAAGCAACTGTACTGAGGAGGGGGAAAATCTCAAGCATCCAAACCCTctaacagggaaaagaaaaaaaaaagtgaacttTCCTTGACCTCTAAGCACAGATTTGTCATtaaggaagaaagaggaggggggaacaggaggggaaggggctgcggaaagaaaggaagggggaaaaggaagaaagaagataaatgaGAGGGAGCGGGACGCGGCCGGGCCGAGGCGGGAGGCGAAGGGCTGTTCCCGCACACACAAAGGcggcccctgcccggccccggcgctcCGCCGGACCcgcgggccgcgccgggcccgggAGGAGCCGCAGGACGGCGGCTTCCCGGCGGGGAAGGGCTGAGCCGCCCGCCGGGCCCGCCCGGACCTACCCTGCAGCGCGGAGCCGGGAGCGGTCCCCGCCGGGCCGCAGGGACGCCATCATGCCGGGGAGGAGAGCGGGAGCGCTGcccgggccgctcccgccgcgcccGGGGACAGCCCAGGCAGCGCCCGGGGACAGCCCAGGCAGCGCCCGGGGACAGCCCAGGCAGCGCCCGGGGACCGCCGCGGAGGAGGAGAGccgggaggagggggaggatgCGCGGGcacagcgcccggcccggcgaCACTGAGCGCGGAGAGGCGCGGGGGGACGCGAAGTTGTTACCGGCTGGCGGGCGGTgacgggcgggcggcgggcagCTCCTCCGCGCCGGGaccgggagcgggagcgggatGGATGTGCCGGGCTGGCGTCAGGCGGCCGGagccgccccgcgccgctcACCGGCACACTcgcacacacactcacacacacacacacaccaccgGCCCGGCCAGGGATCCTCCCCAAAttcccgcccccgccgccgctccgccgggTCCCGCTGGGAGCGCTGCGCCCGCCGCCGGAGAGCGGccccggcacggcacggcccggcccggcccggcacaacacggcacggcacggcacggcccggcccggcacggccgctgtgtgccctgacCCGCAGCCCGACCCCCGCCCCGGTGAGAGCCCCCTCCCGCACCCTCACGGGGGCTTAAACGGCGTGTCTGCCCCGGCTCCGGCAGCGGGGCTTAGGGGACAGCGGCGGATGCTGTCAGACCTGGAGCTAGAGCCAATTGCTGATCGAACAGGATTATGTCCTGCCGCTTGCCACAGGTGATTCAGCCTTGACTTGGTCTAGTCTTAATACTGAAGTAATTGCTGTAATAGCTCCCAATGACAGAGCACTCTGTATCCCCAGGTGTTTCACACCTGGACATCCTCCTGCCCATGGGTATTGCTGCACTCCCTCCTCATCCATGCCAATAAACACATTACAGTGTGTGAGGCTTCTTGTGCAGTCAGAGCCGCAGCAATGAAGCCTCACGCCACTGTCCTTCGGAAATGAACTTGAACTCCATTTGGATCTGAAGTGTCAGCTCCAAAGTGGAGCTGGCTGAAAGTTTGGAGCGCACAAGTGAACGGtgagcctctcctgcctgctgtgttTACAGGGATCTTTGTAGCAGTCAGATAAGTGTTGTGCAAGCAAGATCGAACTGAAACTGATTCTTTGACAAATACTCTGGCTTTTACCCAGTCATCGTTCCTGGAAGGAGATGTGAAGCAACAAGTGCAAGATGTTTCTACGTGGCAAAATATTCTGATAACACCTATAGGGGCATAATTATATCCCTATACTTAGGCTAGTAAATTTTCATCTGTATAGGCAGGGTCTGACTTTAACCTCATTATAaaatccagcagcactgaggccCAAAGGACTTAAGGCCCTGAGAGTTTTAGCAGATGAACAGTGGTCCTGCCCACCCATTGTGAGTCTGAGGACACACAACTGCAATGGCTTGCCCAAGGTCACAGAAGGAGCACGACAGCAGCAGTAAAACATGCCCAGGCTTATGCCTGTGAGGGTATCAGGGCTTCTTTCTAGCTTCATGATCTAGAATTAATCCATTTCTTTGCCACATAAATACCACATAAATTGCAAACAGGTGAACTGGACTATATTGTTAGGTATTATGCTACAATAATGGTAGAGGAACTCCCACACGGGATGATGCCATAATATTGATGGGGAAAGCCTGGAATAAAATT
This sequence is a window from Prinia subflava isolate CZ2003 ecotype Zambia chromosome 18, Cam_Psub_1.2, whole genome shotgun sequence. Protein-coding genes within it:
- the LOC134560017 gene encoding basic proline-rich protein-like — its product is MRGSGTRPGRGGRRRAVPAHTKAAPARPRRSAGPAGRAGPGRSRRTAASRRGRAEPPAGPARTYPAARSRERSPPGRRDAIMPGRRAGALPGPLPPRPGTAQAAPGDSPARRGAGGREVVTGWRAVTGGRRAAPPRRDRERERDGCAGLASGGRSRPAPLTGTLAHTLTHTHTPPARPGILPKFPPPPPLRRVPLGALRPPPESGPGTARPGPARHNTARHGTARPGTAAVCPDPQPDPRPGESPLPHPHGGLNGVSAPAPAAGLRGQRRMLSDLELEPIADRTGLCPAACHRCFTPGHPPAHGYCCTPSSSMPINTLQCVRLLVQSEPQQ